The genomic interval GACCCCCAGGGTGCGTCGCGGCCCTTCGATGCGGGCCGGGACGGGTTCGTGGCCGGGGAGGGCGCGGGCATCCTGGTCCTGGAGCGGGCCGCCGACGCCCGGGCGCGCGGGGCGCGGGTGCGGGGGCGGATCGTGGGTTACGGGGCCTCCGCCGACGCCCACCACCTGACCTCTCCCCACCCTGAAGGCCGGGGCCTGGAGGCCGCCATCCGCGCGGCGCTCGCCGATGCCGGGCTCTCGCCGGGTGAGGTCGGGCACGTCAACGCGCACGGCACCTCCACCCCCCTCAACGATCTGGCCGAGGCGCGGGTGATCCACCGGGTGCTGACGGGCCGTCCGCTGGTGACCTCTACCAAAGGGGTCACCGGGCACCTGCTGGGCGCGGCGGGGGCCGTGGAAGCGGTCTTCGCCGTCCTGACCGCCGAGCAGCGCCTGGTGCCGCCCACGGCGAACCTCACATCCCTCGACCCGAGGATGGACATCGACGTCGCCTCCCGCCCCACCCCGGCACCGGGCGGGGTGATCCTGAGCAACTCCAGCGGCTTCGGCGGCCAGAACGCCGTCCTCGTCCTCGCCCCCGCCTGACCCCCGCCCCCAGGGCCCTCCCCTTCAGGCCCGGCCGGCGGCGGGATGGAGGGCGGCGAGCGTGGCGGCGTGGCCGGGCAGATGCTCCTCGGCCCGCATGCGCACCACCTCCTCCCAGGCCAGACGGCCGTCGAAGACCTGGCGGCCGGTCCGGTCGACCAGGCGGGCTTGGATCAAAGCCGCCGCCTGGTGCGGGGAGAGGGCCTCCACCAGGCCCAGCAGTTCACCGGCATGACGGCGTACGAGAGCGACCCGCCCGGCATGAGAGGTGGTGGCGGTGAGACGGGCGAGAGCGGCGGGTTCCATGGCCGCGGTGTTGTCGATACGGGCGGGCCGGCCGGCCAGGACGTCCCGGGCGACAGCGGCCAGCATGCCGTCGCTCAGGGCGATATGCCCCAGCGTCCAGTCGGCAGTGGCCCGGTCCTCCGCCCCCAGAACAGGCACGGCGGCGGTGAGGGCCTGCGCGGCGTCCAGGAGGGAACGGTAAGCGCGGGCGAGAGCGGTGCTGTCCACAGAGAAACTCCAACAGACGGAAAAGGGCACACGGGAGAAACACACGGGGACGGGAGGCCGGAGAGGCCGGAAAGGGGGCGGGGGTCAGGGCGCGGGTGCAGACAGCGGGGACGGCCGGCGGGGACGGCACAAGCACCCGTGGCCGGTACGGGCCGGAGCGGGCGTCAGGCGGTGCCGGGGGTGCGCACTGTCCGGCGGGCGGTGGGGTGCGTTTGCCGTCCCCCGCGTTCACGGACGACAAAAACAGCACCAGAAGCAGAAGCAGGAGCAGGAGCAGGAGCAGGGACAAGCCGGGCCGAACGGGAAACGGAGCCAAACACCCCTGACGGAAGGGAAGTTGATGGATAGGCCATGGGAGAGGGGTGGGGTGCCGGCGGCTACCCGAAAGTATCGACTGACCGCCGGTCAGTCAACCACTGACTGGCGGTCAGTCAGGTAGATTGGGTGCGGCCGGGACCCCGCACGCAAACGGGCGACCCCCCGGCCACCCGGAGAAGAGGCGACGAAAGGGCAGGCGCGCGCAGATGGCCACCACCCCCACCACCGAAGCGGCACCCGCACGGCGCAAACGCGTGGCCAAGAGCCCCCAGGACCGCAGGGCCGACATCCTGCGGGCCGGCGCCGAGGTCTTCGCCGCCACCGGCTTCACCGACGCCCGCATCAGCGACATCACCACCGCCGCACAGATCGCCAAGGGCACCTTCTACCTGCACTTCGAGACCAAGGACCACCTGCTGGGCGCCCTGTGGGAGGAGTACGTCGACACCTTCGTCGCCACCACCGAACGCATCCTTGAGGAAACGGACGCGGATACCACCGGCGCCTGGTGGCCGGCCGTCGACCGCCTCCTGACCGCTCTCATCCGCCACGCCGCCGACCACGCCGCCCTGCACCGCATCGTCTACGGCTCCGCCAACGCCAGAGCCCTGGAACTGTGCAAGGCGAGCAACGCCCGCGTCATCGACCTCATGTCCGCCTTCGTCACCCGCGGAGCCCACGCCGGCGCCTTCACCTGCCAGGACCCCGACTGGACGTTCCGCATGATCTACCACGCGGCCGACGGCCTCCTGGACGACCTCATCAACCGCCCCTCCCCTCTCGACACCCCCCGCATCACCCGCAGCGTCCTCGAACTCGCCCACCGCGCCCTCGGCAACCCCACACCCGCCGCGGACCGGTCCTGAACACCCGCCACGGAAGCGAAAAAGGAGAAGAAGGACACAGGCCCCCGGGAAGCCAGAAGAAGGGGAGCCGGGCGGGGCGGGCGTAGCCGGGGGGGCGCGGAATCCCGCGGGCCCATGACCGTAGACAGGACCCCCTTGGCCCCAAGAGTGCTCCGCGGGAACGAGGGGCACCGGGACAGGCGGAAGGCGTGAGGCCGGGCCCGCAAGCCGGGGGTACGGGCCAAGGCCGCGGGGCAGAGGGTGTGGGGCAGGGGGTGCGGGGGCGGAGAGGGCAGGATTCGAACCTGCGCGGGCCTGGGCCCGACCGCGCACCGCGGTCCCCGATAAGCCACTCCGGGCACCTCTCCCGGCGAACCGCCCCGCCCGCGGCGGGCCGCTCGCCCGACCACAGTGACAGCCCCCGCTGATACGCACCTGACACCCGCCTGACACCCCCGCCATTGCCCGCATTCCCCTTTCCGGCACGGCAGGCACGGTGCTCTACTCAAGTCGTCGCCACGCACCACCACCAGCGGCAGGAAGCACGCGCCACCGGCAAGGAGCCCGCACCACCGGCAAGGAGCCCGCACCACCGGCAAGGAGCCCGCACCACCGGCAAGGAGCCCGCACCACCGGCAGGGAGCAGGCACCACCGGCAGGGAGCAGGCATCACCGGCAAGGGATCAGGCATCACCAGCAGGAGGGGGCCCGACGTTGTCCGCCACCGCTACCGCTACCGGAGCGCAGATCCTCCAGGCCATCACCCGGTACACCGGCGCGGACAACCCCAGCGCCTTCCTCGCCCTCAACCGCGGCAACCACACCTTCACCCTCCCCCGTACCGACGGCGTCATCGTCTACCGCCCCGCCGGCCGCTACCTCGTGCAGTTCGGCGGCCCGTTCGCCCCCGAGCACACCTACACCCTCCTCCTCGACGCCTTCCGCGCCCACGCCCGGCGCGAGGGCCTGGGCCTGGTCGGCGTGCAGCTCCAGCACACCGACGCCCTCGCCTACGCCCGCCACGGCTTCACCGTCAACCAGATCGGCGCGTCCTGGGCCCTGCCCCTGGACGACTTCACCCTGCGCGGCACCGCCTTCATGCAGCTGCGCAACAAGATCTCCCGCGCCCTGCGCAACGACCTGGTGATCCAGGAAGCGCACCGGCCCGAGCACTCCTACGAGGCGCTGCGCGCCGTCGACGCGGCATGGCTGGGGGCCAAGGGCCCGCACACGAGGGAACTGGAGTTCCTCGTCGGCGAGATCGGCGGCAGCGCACAGCGGCACCGGCGCCTGTTCACCGGCACGATCGCGGGCCGGACGGTCGCCTACCTCTCCTACTCCCCCGTCTACGGCACCCGCCAGGGCTGGCTCCACGACCTCAGCCGGCGCGTCCCCGGCGGCTCCCCCGGCCTGATGGAAGCCCTCAACGCCCACGCGATCGAGGTGTTCCGCCGCGAAGGAACCAGATGGCTGCACTTCGGCTTCACCCCCTTCACCGGCCTGGACGCAGGGGCGGAACTCCCCGGCCACAGCCCGGCCTTCCAGTGGCTCATGCACTACCTGTGGGAACAGGGCCAGGCCCTCTACCCGGCTCGCACCCAGCTCGCCTACAAACACAAATGGGCCGCACGCGAGAGGATCCCCGAATACGTGGCCTTCGACGGACAGGCCTCCCCCGCCGCCTTCGCCCACATCTTCCGCGCCTGCAACGCCCTGTGAACCACCCGGACCACCGCCGCCGCGAAGGAAGGGACTCCATGGAACCGTCCCACGAGAGGACCACACAGGCCCTGCAAGAAGCACTGGTCGAAGGCCTGATGCGCATCATCGAGCACCCGGACGACACGGAAGCGGCACGGGAGGCCGACCAGACCGTCCGCGCACTGGACACCCACCTGACCACCGGGCCACCACCCACCTGACCCAGGCCCCAGGCCCAGGCCCCGGGCCCGGCAGGCAGGCGGCAGGCGGCAGGCGGCAGGCGGCAGGCGGCAGGCGGCAGGCGGCAGGCGGCAGGCGGCAGGCGGCAGGCGGCAGGCGGCAGGCGGCAGGCGGCAGGCGGCAGGCGGCAGGCGGCAGGCGGCAGGCGGCAGGCGGCAGGCGGCAGGCGGC from Streptomyces albireticuli carries:
- a CDS encoding TetR/AcrR family transcriptional regulator; translated protein: MATTPTTEAAPARRKRVAKSPQDRRADILRAGAEVFAATGFTDARISDITTAAQIAKGTFYLHFETKDHLLGALWEEYVDTFVATTERILEETDADTTGAWWPAVDRLLTALIRHAADHAALHRIVYGSANARALELCKASNARVIDLMSAFVTRGAHAGAFTCQDPDWTFRMIYHAADGLLDDLINRPSPLDTPRITRSVLELAHRALGNPTPAADRS
- a CDS encoding bifunctional lysylphosphatidylglycerol flippase/synthetase MprF, with amino-acid sequence MSATATATGAQILQAITRYTGADNPSAFLALNRGNHTFTLPRTDGVIVYRPAGRYLVQFGGPFAPEHTYTLLLDAFRAHARREGLGLVGVQLQHTDALAYARHGFTVNQIGASWALPLDDFTLRGTAFMQLRNKISRALRNDLVIQEAHRPEHSYEALRAVDAAWLGAKGPHTRELEFLVGEIGGSAQRHRRLFTGTIAGRTVAYLSYSPVYGTRQGWLHDLSRRVPGGSPGLMEALNAHAIEVFRREGTRWLHFGFTPFTGLDAGAELPGHSPAFQWLMHYLWEQGQALYPARTQLAYKHKWAARERIPEYVAFDGQASPAAFAHIFRACNAL